The Phaenicophaeus curvirostris isolate KB17595 chromosome 15, BPBGC_Pcur_1.0, whole genome shotgun sequence genome window below encodes:
- the SQSTM1 gene encoding sequestosome-1 isoform X2 gives MAALTVKAYLLGKEEAAREIRRFSLPPPARYQPIYDRVAELFQGLLRAGAPPAFRMHYRDEDGDLIAFSSDEELELAMPYVRDGVLRVYIKEKKECKREHRSQCSQEPPRDMVHPNVICDGCEGPVVGSRFKCTVCPDYDLCSTCEGKGVHKEHNMVMFQSPLLNPFEWIPRGRWLRKRRHGVPPFPWMHCWGYPGPAAPCQNSEQAQASAAASSPPAAEGIEVDIDVEHGGQRSKVTPASPTRENSTESGSSAVNQNLQTKPDQNNAASAKEVNAVAEQIQDMVIDPVPTQMEDGGFQSQEHSESSSSSGVDEDWTHLSSKEVDPSTGELQSLQMPETEGPSSLDASQDPPPTGPTGLREAALYPHLPPEADPRLIESLSQMLSMGFSDEGGWLTRLLQTKNCDIGAALDAIQYSKQPPHL, from the exons ATGGCGGCCCTGACGGTCAAAGCCTACCTGCTGGGCAAGGAGGAGGCGGCCCGCGAGATCCGCCGCTTCTCGCTGCCGCCGCCCGCTCGCTACCAGCCCATCTACGACCGCGTCGCCGAGCTCTTCCAGGGGCTGCTGCGGGCCGGGGCGCCGCCCGCGTTCCGCATGCACTACCGGG ATGAAGACGGGGACCTGATCGCGTTTTCCAGCGacgaggagctggagctggcgATGCCCTACGTGCGGGACGGCGTGTTGCGTGTGTACATCAAAG AGAAAAAGGAGTGCAAGCGGGAGCATCGCTCGCAGTGCAGCCAGGAGCCTCCCAGGGACATGGTGCACCCCAATGTGATCTGTGACGGCTGCGAGGGACCGGTTGTGGGCTCCAGGTTCAAGTGCACTGTCTGCCCCGACTATGACCTGTGCAGCACCTGTGAGGGTAAAGGTGTCCACAAGGAGCACAACATGGTCATGTTTCAAAGTCCACTGCTAAATCCATTTGAG TGGATTCCCCGAGGACGCTGGCTCCGTAAAAGGCGGCACGGTGTTCCCCCCTTCCCGTGGATGCACTGCTGGGGATATCCTGGTCCTGCTGCTCCATGTCAAAACTCTGAACAAGCCCAAGCCAGTgcagcagcctccagcccaCCTGCTGCAGAAG GTATTGAAGTTGATATTGATGTGGAACATGGAGGACAGAGAAGCAAAGTGACTCCTGCTTCTCCCACTCGAGAGAACAGCACCGAGTCAGGCAGCAGTGCTGTTAACCAGAACCTACAGACCAAACCAGACCAGAATAATGCAGCTTCTGCTAAAGAAGTAAATGCTGTTGCAGAGCAGATACAAGACATGGTGATAGATCCTGTGCCCACACAAATGGAAGATGGCGGCTTCCAGTCCCAG GAACACAGTGAGTCCAGCAGTTCATCAGGGGTTGATGAGGACTGGACCCACTTATCTTCTAAAGAAGTGGATCCTTCCACGGGTGAACTGCAGTCTCTGCAAATGCCAGAGACAGAGGGTCCCAGCTCCCTGGATGCATCTCAGGATCCTCCCCCAACAGGACCTACAGGACTGCGAGAAGCTGCACTCTACCCACACCTCCCACCAG AAGCAGACCCTCGCCTCATTGAATCTCTGTCCCAGATGCTCTCTATGGGCTTCTCTGATGAGGGAGGCTGGCTCACTCGACTCCTGCAGACAAAGAACTGCGACATTGGGGCAGCACTAGATGCCATCCAGTATTCCAAGCAGCCACCTCACTTATAG
- the SQSTM1 gene encoding sequestosome-1 isoform X1, whose translation MAALTVKAYLLGKEEAAREIRRFSLPPPARYQPIYDRVAELFQGLLRAGAPPAFRMHYRDEDGDLIAFSSDEELELAMPYVRDGVLRVYIKEKKECKREHRSQCSQEPPRDMVHPNVICDGCEGPVVGSRFKCTVCPDYDLCSTCEGKGVHKEHNMVMFQSPLLNPFEWIPRGRWLRKRRHGVPPFPWMHCWGYPGPAAPCQNSEQAQASAAASSPPAAEEASTNSQPQDPSVTFLKNVGESVAAFLSPLGIEVDIDVEHGGQRSKVTPASPTRENSTESGSSAVNQNLQTKPDQNNAASAKEVNAVAEQIQDMVIDPVPTQMEDGGFQSQEHSESSSSSGVDEDWTHLSSKEVDPSTGELQSLQMPETEGPSSLDASQDPPPTGPTGLREAALYPHLPPEADPRLIESLSQMLSMGFSDEGGWLTRLLQTKNCDIGAALDAIQYSKQPPHL comes from the exons ATGGCGGCCCTGACGGTCAAAGCCTACCTGCTGGGCAAGGAGGAGGCGGCCCGCGAGATCCGCCGCTTCTCGCTGCCGCCGCCCGCTCGCTACCAGCCCATCTACGACCGCGTCGCCGAGCTCTTCCAGGGGCTGCTGCGGGCCGGGGCGCCGCCCGCGTTCCGCATGCACTACCGGG ATGAAGACGGGGACCTGATCGCGTTTTCCAGCGacgaggagctggagctggcgATGCCCTACGTGCGGGACGGCGTGTTGCGTGTGTACATCAAAG AGAAAAAGGAGTGCAAGCGGGAGCATCGCTCGCAGTGCAGCCAGGAGCCTCCCAGGGACATGGTGCACCCCAATGTGATCTGTGACGGCTGCGAGGGACCGGTTGTGGGCTCCAGGTTCAAGTGCACTGTCTGCCCCGACTATGACCTGTGCAGCACCTGTGAGGGTAAAGGTGTCCACAAGGAGCACAACATGGTCATGTTTCAAAGTCCACTGCTAAATCCATTTGAG TGGATTCCCCGAGGACGCTGGCTCCGTAAAAGGCGGCACGGTGTTCCCCCCTTCCCGTGGATGCACTGCTGGGGATATCCTGGTCCTGCTGCTCCATGTCAAAACTCTGAACAAGCCCAAGCCAGTgcagcagcctccagcccaCCTGCTGCAGAAG AAGCTTCTACTAACAGCCAGCCTCAGGACCCCAGTGTCACCTTCTTAAAGAATGTTGGGGAGAGTGTTGCAGCTTTTCTCAGCCCTCTGG GTATTGAAGTTGATATTGATGTGGAACATGGAGGACAGAGAAGCAAAGTGACTCCTGCTTCTCCCACTCGAGAGAACAGCACCGAGTCAGGCAGCAGTGCTGTTAACCAGAACCTACAGACCAAACCAGACCAGAATAATGCAGCTTCTGCTAAAGAAGTAAATGCTGTTGCAGAGCAGATACAAGACATGGTGATAGATCCTGTGCCCACACAAATGGAAGATGGCGGCTTCCAGTCCCAG GAACACAGTGAGTCCAGCAGTTCATCAGGGGTTGATGAGGACTGGACCCACTTATCTTCTAAAGAAGTGGATCCTTCCACGGGTGAACTGCAGTCTCTGCAAATGCCAGAGACAGAGGGTCCCAGCTCCCTGGATGCATCTCAGGATCCTCCCCCAACAGGACCTACAGGACTGCGAGAAGCTGCACTCTACCCACACCTCCCACCAG AAGCAGACCCTCGCCTCATTGAATCTCTGTCCCAGATGCTCTCTATGGGCTTCTCTGATGAGGGAGGCTGGCTCACTCGACTCCTGCAGACAAAGAACTGCGACATTGGGGCAGCACTAGATGCCATCCAGTATTCCAAGCAGCCACCTCACTTATAG
- the MRNIP gene encoding MRN complex-interacting protein isoform X3, which yields MAAPCWVLRCCSCRRFQAQQAKRSGKWSCSVCGQRQTVQKVYGQGSGLDCRHHVQKLNLLQGEAEEAIGWTSGCIEESVNDNKNTGAQREDSLVQQEGRAEVSRWSKYLDKESEYQEDREEAAGTERFCSQRKNTVEEQREQQKSFLFSDVQEYAEEHGALQLSCQVKKVKTSERKKCLVEVPHQDDGDALSGDRMVPAVYLP from the exons ATGGCGGCGCCGTGCTGGGTGCTTCGCTGCTGCTCCTGCCGCCGCTTCCAGGCGCAGCAG GCCAAGCGGAGCGGGAAGTGGAGCTGCAGCGTGTGCGGGCAGCGGCAGACGGTGCAGAAG GTTTACGGCCAAGGGTCTGGCTTGGACTGCAGGCATCACGTCCAGAAGTTAAACTTGCTGCAGGGTGAGGCAGAGGAAGCAATCGGCTGGACATCTGG GTGCATAGAAGAATCCGTAAATGACAACAAAAATACAGGAGCCCAACGTGAAGACAGTTTGGTCCAGCAG GAGGGAAGGGCAGAAGTCAGTCGCTGGAGTAAATATCTGGACAAGGAGAGTGAATATCAGGAAGAtagggaggaggcggcgggtACAGAAAGGTTCTGTTCCCAGAGGAAGAACACTGTGGAAGAACAAAG GGAACAGCAGAAGAGCTTCCTCTTCAGTGATGTTCAGGAGTACGCAGAGGAGCATGGagctctccagctttcctgccaaGTAAAAAAGGTTAAAACCTCTGAG cgCAAGAAATGTTTAGTAGAAGTGCCTCATCAAGATGATGGAGATGCTCTTTCTGGAGACAGAATGGTTCCTGCTGTCT ATCTCCCATAG
- the MRNIP gene encoding MRN complex-interacting protein isoform X2: MAAPCWVLRCCSCRRFQAQQAKRSGKWSCSVCGQRQTVQKVYGQGSGLDCRHHVQKLNLLQGEAEEAIGWTSGCIEESVNDNKNTGAQREDSLVQQEGRAEVSRWSKYLDKESEYQEDREEAAGTERFCSQRKNTVEEQREQQKSFLFSDVQEYAEEHGALQLSCQVKKRKKCLVEVPHQDDGDALSGDRMVPAVCESIVPGDTTQTPPPCTKSSKWEKFLSHSDSYSRNAARVTLSPPEGSGTLGPLSTTAVGRCSEQAGRTQPPGTGFEFKKSVASTEQVSSKLPGTTVPSSSCSVVEEVSKEPLSHLLRVEPGVSETTAGRCCLDSPRRAKSLVDCTAKPQPRSVSHKHLFCTGEEFDDDL, from the exons ATGGCGGCGCCGTGCTGGGTGCTTCGCTGCTGCTCCTGCCGCCGCTTCCAGGCGCAGCAG GCCAAGCGGAGCGGGAAGTGGAGCTGCAGCGTGTGCGGGCAGCGGCAGACGGTGCAGAAG GTTTACGGCCAAGGGTCTGGCTTGGACTGCAGGCATCACGTCCAGAAGTTAAACTTGCTGCAGGGTGAGGCAGAGGAAGCAATCGGCTGGACATCTGG GTGCATAGAAGAATCCGTAAATGACAACAAAAATACAGGAGCCCAACGTGAAGACAGTTTGGTCCAGCAG GAGGGAAGGGCAGAAGTCAGTCGCTGGAGTAAATATCTGGACAAGGAGAGTGAATATCAGGAAGAtagggaggaggcggcgggtACAGAAAGGTTCTGTTCCCAGAGGAAGAACACTGTGGAAGAACAAAG GGAACAGCAGAAGAGCTTCCTCTTCAGTGATGTTCAGGAGTACGCAGAGGAGCATGGagctctccagctttcctgccaaGTAAAAAAG cgCAAGAAATGTTTAGTAGAAGTGCCTCATCAAGATGATGGAGATGCTCTTTCTGGAGACAGAATGGTTCCTGCTGTCTGTGAGTCCATAGTGCCTGGGGACACTACACAAACCCCACCTCCTTGTACCAAATCATCAAAGTGGGAAAAATTCCTCTCGCATTCTGACAGCTATAGCAGAAATGCTGCCAGGGTCACCTTGTCACCACCGGAGGGCAGTGGAACGTTAGGGCCTCTCAGCACCACTGCAGTAGGTAGGTGCTCAGAACAGGCTGGAAGAACTCAGCCTCCTGGTACAGGTTTTGAATTTAAGAAGTCTGTTGCTAGCACTGAGCAGGTTTCCTCAAAACTGCCTGGCACCACTGTGCCTAGCAGCAGTTGCTCAGTTGTGGAAGAGGTGTCCAAAGAACCACTGAGCCACTTGCTAAGGGTGGAACCTGGGGTTTCAGAAACCACTGCAGGCAGGTGCTGCTTGGACAGCCCAAGGAGAGCAAAAAGTCTTGTTGACTGCACCGCCAAGCCACAGCCTCGCAGCGTTTCTCACAAACACCTCTTCTGCACAGGTGAAGAGTTTGATGATGATCTCTGA
- the MRNIP gene encoding MRN complex-interacting protein isoform X1: MAAPCWVLRCCSCRRFQAQQAKRSGKWSCSVCGQRQTVQKVYGQGSGLDCRHHVQKLNLLQGEAEEAIGWTSGCIEESVNDNKNTGAQREDSLVQQEGRAEVSRWSKYLDKESEYQEDREEAAGTERFCSQRKNTVEEQREQQKSFLFSDVQEYAEEHGALQLSCQVKKVKTSERKKCLVEVPHQDDGDALSGDRMVPAVCESIVPGDTTQTPPPCTKSSKWEKFLSHSDSYSRNAARVTLSPPEGSGTLGPLSTTAVGRCSEQAGRTQPPGTGFEFKKSVASTEQVSSKLPGTTVPSSSCSVVEEVSKEPLSHLLRVEPGVSETTAGRCCLDSPRRAKSLVDCTAKPQPRSVSHKHLFCTGEEFDDDL; encoded by the exons ATGGCGGCGCCGTGCTGGGTGCTTCGCTGCTGCTCCTGCCGCCGCTTCCAGGCGCAGCAG GCCAAGCGGAGCGGGAAGTGGAGCTGCAGCGTGTGCGGGCAGCGGCAGACGGTGCAGAAG GTTTACGGCCAAGGGTCTGGCTTGGACTGCAGGCATCACGTCCAGAAGTTAAACTTGCTGCAGGGTGAGGCAGAGGAAGCAATCGGCTGGACATCTGG GTGCATAGAAGAATCCGTAAATGACAACAAAAATACAGGAGCCCAACGTGAAGACAGTTTGGTCCAGCAG GAGGGAAGGGCAGAAGTCAGTCGCTGGAGTAAATATCTGGACAAGGAGAGTGAATATCAGGAAGAtagggaggaggcggcgggtACAGAAAGGTTCTGTTCCCAGAGGAAGAACACTGTGGAAGAACAAAG GGAACAGCAGAAGAGCTTCCTCTTCAGTGATGTTCAGGAGTACGCAGAGGAGCATGGagctctccagctttcctgccaaGTAAAAAAGGTTAAAACCTCTGAG cgCAAGAAATGTTTAGTAGAAGTGCCTCATCAAGATGATGGAGATGCTCTTTCTGGAGACAGAATGGTTCCTGCTGTCTGTGAGTCCATAGTGCCTGGGGACACTACACAAACCCCACCTCCTTGTACCAAATCATCAAAGTGGGAAAAATTCCTCTCGCATTCTGACAGCTATAGCAGAAATGCTGCCAGGGTCACCTTGTCACCACCGGAGGGCAGTGGAACGTTAGGGCCTCTCAGCACCACTGCAGTAGGTAGGTGCTCAGAACAGGCTGGAAGAACTCAGCCTCCTGGTACAGGTTTTGAATTTAAGAAGTCTGTTGCTAGCACTGAGCAGGTTTCCTCAAAACTGCCTGGCACCACTGTGCCTAGCAGCAGTTGCTCAGTTGTGGAAGAGGTGTCCAAAGAACCACTGAGCCACTTGCTAAGGGTGGAACCTGGGGTTTCAGAAACCACTGCAGGCAGGTGCTGCTTGGACAGCCCAAGGAGAGCAAAAAGTCTTGTTGACTGCACCGCCAAGCCACAGCCTCGCAGCGTTTCTCACAAACACCTCTTCTGCACAGGTGAAGAGTTTGATGATGATCTCTGA